Proteins encoded in a region of the Pseudomonas syringae KCTC 12500 genome:
- a CDS encoding non-ribosomal peptide synthetase, with translation MLVSSAATYPLTAAQRDVWLDQISRGESPLYNIGGYLQLSGAVDPATLHKALEQLVCAHEVLRTVLMPGAGADGMPLQSYAPCLPVSLPLHDVSGHFEPEQAARALINDNMRRPYVLDGSPLLDFCLIRLTDDQHWLAGQAHHLIIDGWGFAQLFKSLGELYSALIAGKDLELLAPGYSAFIADDARYQASQRYSLDRAYWLEKYRDLPEPLLVSRYHNRRATDPAPSHAWVQPLPGTLHARMKQFAERHNASAFHVLLAVLHVYFTRTAQRDEWIVGLPLLNRSGARFKATLGHFAQVSAVRMAFAEELDFGALVVEVRDALKRDFRHQRFPLSELNRTLELSREGRAQLFEVSVSYELEDHGYCYTDAQAQTVKVSNGYEATPLAVHLRSNSCNDDASLHLVHHRAWIEDDEASAIAGRLLHILEQGLENPALKIQDFQLSAPAEQLQLQVWNQTESVAGDEQLIHRRIEQQARTRPYAVAAIFQGQHLTYAQLNRQANALAQRLIYQGVCPDDRVAIVSRRGLETLIGLLAVLKAGAAYVPIDPSHPRERLHYLLSDSAPVVVLTLSSLIERLPPLAVPLIELDHCIDGQGAENNPQVAGLGSDNLVYVIYTSGSTGQPKGVMVEHRTLANLVDWHCQAFDVKAGSHTSCLAGFGFDAMAWEVWPTLCAGATLHVAPVQEGGEDIEAMLDWWRAQPLDVSFLPTPVAEYAFSQDQDHPTLRTLLIGGDRLRQFTHNRRYAVVNNYGPTETTVVATSGQVLATGLLHIGGPIANTRVYVLDKHLQAMPVGVPGELYIGGGGVARGYLNQPQLTEERFVADPFSDVAQARMYRSGDLVRWNGDGTLDYLGRNDDQVKIRGMRIELGEIESVLATLEGVKDAVVLIRDLHLLAWFTETTTVDTDTLAPAMRARLPGYMVPRAFTRLTSLPLTANGKLDRRALPDPDPAYLLGNAYEAPQGEVEIAMAVIWAEVLGIGRVGRHDNFFELGGHSLLAVSLVEQLRKAGLKADVHVLLSQPTLAALAACQTDVSAFKVPANLIPAGCKQITPGMLSLVALEQSAIDRIVASVPGGAANVQEIYPLAPLQEGILYHHLTAEQGDPYLLQWRLAFDTPERLYSWAAALQEVIDRHDILRTSVAWQGLESPQQVVWRNAELTVQAIEFEAEDPESAVIDRLQRQFDARHHRLDLTQAPLMRLVHAQQSSNGETVAILLFHHLVLDNTAMEIVSREMQALLFGHRYDLKAPVPYRNYVAQVRLANDDASHTTFFTEMLGDVDEPTLPFGIQDVHADGSGIEEARRALDPELALRLREQARQLGVSAASLIHVVWARVLGVLANRRDVVFGTVLLGRMGGEGADRALGVFINTLPLRVDTAQDTRPAVKAVHAKLSALIAHEQASLVLAQGCSAVASGSPLFSALLNYRHSGEVKPQDGEGLWQGVRVLGGDVRSNYPLTLCVDDLGEGFDLHMLAQQGMGAERIAGWVLNTLEHLLDTLEQALPLRLENVAILDAAERNHLLLDFNGSEQPFPQGRTVNVLIEAQAASQPHSPAVIQGGHVLTYAQLNERANRLAHYLIDLGVKTDERIALCLHRGPERLVAMLAVLKAGAAYVPVDPVYPVERIAYLLQDSAPRVVLTENSTHDLAGDTARVNIEQADWLGSCGNNPCVADLDAQKLAYVIYTSGSTGQPKGVMVEHCTLVNLVHWHCQAFALQAGSHTASVAGFGFDAMAWEVWPALCAGAVLHLPPAEVGNEHVDELLDWWLEQPLQVGFLPTPVAEQAFRRPRQHPTLRTLLIGGDRLRQFDSDPGFAVINNYGPTETTVVATSGAVQPGGPLHIGAPIANTRVYVLDEQLQPVPIGVVGELYIGGAGVARGYLNRPQMTEERFIADPFSAATQARLYRSGDLVSWNADGSLDYLGRNDDQVKIRGMRIELGEIESVLASQAEVQDAVVLVRGERLLAWFTENAPVEPEALREALRARLPAHMVPLAFTRLYALPLTSHGKLDRRALPDPELEALTSQAYEAPVGETEILMADLWAHVLGLEHVGRHDNFFELGGHSLLAVSLVERLRNAGLSVDVRVLLGQPTVAALAASVGKGREIPTPLNRVPAGCTHITPDLLSLSQLDQTTIERIVATVPGGAANVQEIYPLAPLQEGILYHHLTAEQGDPYLLQLRMNVDSPERLEAVAAALRKVIGRHDSLRTAIVREGLETPQQVVWRQADLLVERVTLAQIDAPAGAARMDLNCAPLIRLAYCPDPTGPGLSAILRFHHIVVDATALEIMREEMLADLRGEPGPTQPAVPYRNYVAQARLGVSEAEHEAYFREQLGDIDEPTLPFDLRDVQGDGRCIEEAQQVLPDALLQRLRSQARQLGVSVASLLHLAWARVLGAATGNDRVVFGTVLLGRLQGGAGADRGMGMFINTLPLRVDLGNLSVRDGARATHARLAALLGHEHASLAQAQRWSGVAAPLPLFSAILNYRHAAGQARQDAQLDAWQGLEILTSEKHTNYPLSLNVDDLGDSLRLSVTVPPRVGAQRICAYVQQTLTAMLDALEGQPDLPVQHLSVLGAEERHRSLVEFNATAIHHDLQQTLHGLFEAQAVRTPQAIALRAGRAQLSYRQLNEQANCLAHHLIDLGVRPDQRVAICVERGLSMVIGLLAILKAGGAYVPLDPSYPRERLQYMVKDSTPVALLVQAGTRDLLDDEHALRIDLDSVTWDAQRDQNPRVPGLTAEHLAYVIYTSGSTGTPKGVMVEHRNVSNLVQWSSVLCPPTSGTVMLQKTPISFDASVWELFWPLSSGITLVLARPDGQRDPAYLAQVIQERQVSVVQFVPALLQQFLDLPQSSACSSLTDVVCGGGELTVDMAAQLRKRLPEVRLHNVYGPTETTVDCSVWTLRPDEAVPDSALPIGRPISNTRLYVLDAHDQPVPQGVIGQLHIGGAGVTRGYLNLPKTDAERFIDSPFVAGDRLYRSGDLVRQRADGNLEFLGRNDDQVKIHGLRIEPGDIQACLISHPGIEQAVVLVRDEQPGGQRLVAYYTGTQLSVETLREVLRAQLPDYMVPALFVHLDEMPLSPNGKLDRKALPAPGQDALLTRPYEAPQGETEALLARLWSELLGVEKVGRHDNFFELGGHSLLAVSLTARLRQEGIEADVRALFEQPTLAGYAAITENMEITL, from the coding sequence ATGCTTGTCTCCAGCGCCGCAACCTACCCATTGACCGCTGCTCAGCGCGACGTCTGGCTTGATCAGATCAGTCGCGGTGAGTCCCCGCTTTATAACATCGGCGGCTACCTGCAACTGTCTGGAGCGGTCGACCCGGCGACCCTGCACAAGGCGCTGGAGCAACTGGTTTGCGCACATGAAGTGCTGCGCACGGTCCTGATGCCCGGTGCCGGAGCGGACGGCATGCCGCTTCAGTCGTACGCGCCTTGCCTGCCGGTGTCCTTGCCGTTGCACGACGTCAGCGGTCACTTCGAGCCTGAACAGGCAGCGCGAGCACTGATCAATGACAACATGCGCCGCCCGTACGTGCTGGATGGCAGCCCATTGCTCGACTTCTGTCTAATCCGTCTGACTGATGACCAACACTGGCTGGCAGGCCAGGCCCACCATCTGATTATCGATGGCTGGGGGTTTGCGCAGCTGTTCAAGTCCCTCGGCGAGCTTTACAGCGCATTGATCGCAGGTAAAGACCTCGAACTGCTAGCACCGGGGTACAGCGCATTCATTGCCGACGACGCAAGGTATCAGGCGTCGCAACGCTACTCGCTGGACAGGGCCTATTGGCTGGAAAAATACCGTGATTTGCCGGAGCCGTTGCTGGTGTCGCGCTATCACAACCGTCGTGCGACTGACCCGGCGCCATCCCACGCCTGGGTACAGCCGCTTCCCGGTACCTTGCATGCGCGTATGAAACAATTTGCCGAGCGCCACAATGCGTCGGCGTTTCATGTGCTGCTGGCGGTTCTGCATGTCTATTTCACGCGCACTGCGCAACGCGACGAGTGGATCGTAGGGCTGCCGCTGCTCAATCGCAGTGGTGCGCGCTTCAAGGCGACATTGGGTCACTTTGCTCAGGTCAGCGCCGTGCGCATGGCCTTTGCCGAAGAGCTGGACTTCGGTGCCTTGGTGGTCGAGGTGCGCGACGCACTGAAACGTGACTTCCGTCACCAGCGCTTCCCCTTGAGCGAACTCAATCGCACCCTCGAATTGTCACGTGAGGGAAGGGCGCAGCTGTTTGAAGTGTCGGTGTCCTACGAGCTGGAAGACCATGGTTACTGCTACACCGATGCGCAGGCACAGACGGTAAAAGTGTCCAATGGCTACGAAGCGACGCCGCTGGCCGTGCACTTGCGCAGCAACAGTTGCAACGACGATGCCTCGCTGCACTTGGTTCATCACCGTGCCTGGATCGAAGATGACGAGGCTTCGGCGATTGCCGGGCGTTTGCTGCACATTCTGGAGCAAGGGCTGGAAAACCCGGCGCTTAAAATTCAGGACTTCCAGCTGTCTGCACCTGCCGAGCAATTGCAACTGCAGGTCTGGAATCAGACTGAAAGCGTTGCGGGCGACGAGCAACTGATTCATCGACGCATCGAACAGCAGGCCCGTACTCGCCCCTATGCCGTGGCGGCGATTTTTCAGGGGCAACACCTGACCTACGCGCAACTCAACCGTCAGGCCAATGCTCTGGCTCAGCGTCTGATCTACCAAGGCGTATGTCCTGACGATCGCGTGGCAATCGTTTCGCGCCGTGGCCTGGAAACCCTGATAGGGCTGCTGGCCGTTCTCAAGGCGGGGGCGGCTTATGTGCCCATCGACCCGTCGCACCCGCGCGAACGCCTGCACTATCTGCTCAGTGACAGCGCGCCGGTGGTGGTGCTGACCCTGTCTTCGCTGATCGAGCGGCTGCCGCCGCTGGCAGTGCCGCTGATCGAGCTGGACCATTGCATCGACGGCCAGGGCGCCGAGAACAATCCGCAGGTAGCGGGGCTGGGCAGCGATAATCTGGTCTACGTCATTTATACCTCCGGCTCCACTGGCCAGCCCAAAGGCGTGATGGTGGAGCACCGAACCCTGGCCAATCTGGTTGACTGGCACTGCCAGGCGTTCGATGTGAAGGCGGGCAGTCATACCTCCTGCCTGGCCGGCTTTGGTTTCGATGCGATGGCCTGGGAGGTCTGGCCGACCCTGTGCGCTGGCGCAACCCTGCATGTGGCACCGGTCCAGGAAGGGGGCGAGGACATTGAAGCCATGCTCGACTGGTGGCGCGCGCAACCGCTGGACGTGAGCTTTCTTCCCACCCCGGTGGCTGAGTACGCCTTCAGCCAGGATCAGGATCATCCGACGTTGCGTACGCTGCTGATCGGCGGCGATCGCCTGCGGCAGTTCACCCACAACCGCCGTTATGCCGTGGTCAACAACTATGGTCCGACCGAAACCACCGTTGTTGCCACCTCCGGTCAGGTGCTGGCCACCGGCTTGCTGCACATTGGCGGCCCCATCGCCAACACCCGTGTCTACGTCCTCGACAAGCACTTGCAAGCGATGCCCGTCGGTGTGCCCGGTGAGCTTTACATTGGTGGTGGGGGTGTCGCACGGGGTTATCTGAACCAGCCGCAACTCACCGAGGAGCGCTTTGTTGCCGACCCGTTCAGCGATGTCGCGCAGGCACGCATGTACCGCAGCGGCGATCTGGTGCGCTGGAATGGTGATGGAACTCTGGATTACCTGGGCCGTAACGACGATCAGGTGAAGATTCGTGGCATGCGCATCGAGCTGGGCGAAATCGAGTCGGTGCTGGCCACTCTGGAGGGTGTGAAAGACGCGGTTGTGCTGATTCGCGATCTGCATCTGCTGGCCTGGTTCACTGAAACCACCACGGTCGACACCGACACGCTGGCACCGGCAATGCGTGCACGCCTGCCGGGCTACATGGTGCCGCGCGCGTTTACCCGGCTGACCTCGCTGCCATTGACGGCCAACGGCAAACTTGACCGCCGTGCGCTGCCCGATCCGGACCCGGCGTACCTGCTTGGCAACGCTTACGAAGCACCGCAGGGCGAAGTGGAAATCGCCATGGCAGTCATCTGGGCAGAAGTGCTGGGCATCGGGCGCGTAGGACGGCATGACAACTTCTTTGAACTGGGCGGCCATTCCTTGCTGGCCGTCAGCCTGGTCGAGCAACTGCGCAAGGCCGGACTCAAGGCGGATGTGCATGTGCTGCTCAGCCAGCCGACACTGGCTGCTCTGGCGGCATGTCAGACGGACGTCAGCGCCTTCAAAGTGCCGGCAAACCTTATTCCGGCAGGCTGCAAACAGATCACTCCGGGCATGTTGAGTCTGGTGGCGCTCGAACAGTCAGCCATTGATCGCATCGTCGCCAGCGTGCCGGGTGGTGCTGCCAATGTGCAGGAGATCTACCCGCTGGCACCGTTGCAGGAAGGTATTCTCTATCACCACCTGACCGCGGAACAGGGCGACCCCTATCTTCTGCAATGGCGTCTGGCGTTCGATACGCCAGAGCGTCTGTACAGCTGGGCCGCGGCCTTGCAGGAAGTCATTGACCGTCACGATATCCTGCGCACCTCGGTGGCGTGGCAGGGTCTGGAAAGTCCGCAACAGGTGGTCTGGCGCAATGCCGAGCTGACGGTTCAGGCCATCGAGTTCGAGGCCGAAGACCCCGAATCGGCTGTAATCGATCGCCTGCAACGCCAGTTTGACGCCCGTCATCATCGACTGGATCTGACCCAGGCACCCTTGATGCGTCTGGTGCATGCCCAGCAATCGTCGAACGGCGAAACCGTCGCCATTTTGCTCTTTCACCATCTGGTACTGGACAACACGGCGATGGAGATCGTCAGCCGCGAGATGCAGGCTTTGCTGTTCGGCCACCGCTATGACTTGAAGGCGCCGGTGCCGTATCGCAACTACGTTGCGCAAGTACGCCTGGCCAATGACGACGCAAGCCACACAACGTTTTTCACTGAAATGCTCGGTGATGTCGATGAGCCCACCCTGCCTTTTGGCATACAGGACGTGCATGCCGACGGCAGTGGCATCGAGGAGGCGCGACGGGCACTCGACCCCGAACTGGCCCTGCGCCTGCGCGAGCAGGCACGCCAGCTTGGAGTGAGCGCTGCAAGTCTGATCCACGTGGTCTGGGCGCGGGTTCTGGGCGTGCTCGCCAATCGTCGCGACGTGGTGTTCGGCACTGTGTTGCTGGGCCGCATGGGCGGTGAGGGCGCCGATCGGGCGCTCGGTGTATTTATCAATACCTTGCCGCTGCGCGTGGATACGGCGCAGGACACTCGTCCAGCCGTCAAGGCGGTCCACGCTAAGCTGTCTGCGCTGATCGCTCACGAGCAGGCTTCGCTGGTACTCGCTCAGGGCTGCAGTGCGGTGGCATCGGGTTCCCCGTTGTTCAGTGCCTTGCTCAATTATCGCCACAGCGGGGAGGTGAAACCGCAGGACGGTGAAGGGCTCTGGCAAGGCGTGCGGGTGCTCGGTGGTGATGTACGCAGCAACTATCCGTTGACACTCTGTGTGGACGATCTGGGCGAAGGTTTCGACCTGCATATGCTGGCGCAGCAGGGTATGGGAGCCGAGCGTATCGCTGGCTGGGTGCTCAACACGCTGGAGCATCTGCTGGACACTCTGGAACAGGCGCTGCCGCTGCGGCTGGAAAACGTAGCGATTCTCGACGCGGCAGAGCGCAACCATCTGTTGCTCGATTTCAACGGCAGCGAGCAGCCATTCCCGCAGGGCCGCACCGTCAATGTGTTGATCGAAGCGCAGGCCGCCAGCCAGCCGCACAGCCCTGCGGTGATTCAGGGTGGTCATGTACTGACCTACGCTCAGCTCAACGAGCGCGCCAATCGCCTGGCTCACTATCTGATTGACCTGGGCGTCAAAACCGATGAGCGCATCGCCCTGTGCCTGCACCGTGGGCCCGAACGCCTGGTTGCCATGTTGGCGGTGCTCAAGGCCGGTGCGGCCTACGTGCCGGTCGACCCGGTCTATCCGGTCGAGCGTATCGCCTACCTGCTGCAGGACAGCGCGCCCCGCGTGGTTCTGACTGAAAACTCGACCCATGATCTGGCCGGCGATACTGCCCGGGTGAACATCGAGCAGGCTGACTGGCTGGGCTCTTGCGGGAATAACCCCTGCGTTGCGGACCTTGATGCGCAAAAACTGGCGTACGTCATCTACACCTCCGGCTCCACCGGCCAGCCCAAGGGCGTCATGGTCGAGCACTGCACGCTGGTCAATCTGGTGCACTGGCATTGCCAGGCGTTCGCTCTGCAGGCTGGCAGTCACACGGCGAGCGTCGCCGGTTTCGGCTTCGACGCCATGGCCTGGGAAGTGTGGCCGGCGCTGTGTGCCGGTGCGGTACTGCATCTACCACCGGCCGAGGTCGGCAACGAGCACGTCGATGAGTTGCTCGACTGGTGGCTGGAACAGCCACTTCAGGTCGGTTTCCTGCCGACCCCGGTGGCCGAACAGGCCTTCAGACGCCCGCGCCAACACCCGACGCTGCGCACGCTGCTGATCGGCGGCGACCGCTTGCGCCAGTTCGACAGCGACCCTGGCTTCGCCGTGATCAACAACTACGGCCCGACTGAAACCACCGTGGTGGCGACCTCTGGTGCCGTGCAGCCGGGCGGGCCTTTGCATATCGGCGCCCCGATCGCCAACACTCGCGTGTATGTGCTGGACGAGCAGTTGCAGCCGGTGCCCATAGGTGTTGTCGGCGAGTTGTACATCGGTGGTGCGGGGGTTGCCCGTGGCTATCTGAATCGTCCGCAAATGACCGAAGAGCGTTTTATCGCCGACCCGTTCAGTGCTGCAACGCAGGCGCGCCTGTATCGCAGCGGCGATCTGGTGAGCTGGAATGCCGATGGCAGCCTCGACTACCTGGGACGCAACGACGATCAGGTGAAAATTCGCGGCATGCGCATCGAGCTGGGCGAAATCGAGTCGGTTCTGGCCAGTCAGGCCGAGGTGCAGGACGCTGTGGTGCTGGTGCGCGGTGAACGTTTGCTGGCCTGGTTCACCGAAAACGCTCCCGTCGAACCCGAAGCGCTGCGCGAGGCGTTGCGTGCACGCCTTCCCGCGCACATGGTGCCGCTGGCCTTCACACGCCTGTACGCGCTGCCGCTGACCAGCCATGGCAAGCTTGACCGCCGTGCCTTGCCGGACCCGGAGCTGGAAGCGCTGACCAGTCAGGCCTACGAGGCCCCCGTGGGTGAAACAGAGATCCTCATGGCTGATTTATGGGCGCATGTACTTGGCCTGGAACATGTCGGTCGTCATGACAATTTCTTTGAACTGGGCGGCCATTCGCTGCTGGCGGTCAGTCTGGTCGAGCGCCTGCGCAATGCCGGGCTCAGCGTCGATGTACGCGTCCTGCTCGGTCAGCCGACCGTCGCCGCGCTGGCCGCATCGGTGGGCAAAGGGCGTGAAATCCCGACGCCGCTCAATCGCGTTCCGGCCGGTTGTACACACATCACGCCGGACCTGCTGAGCCTGTCACAGCTCGACCAGACGACCATCGAGCGCATTGTCGCCACGGTGCCTGGCGGAGCGGCCAATGTTCAGGAAATCTACCCGTTGGCGCCCCTGCAGGAAGGCATCCTCTATCACCACCTGACTGCCGAACAGGGCGACCCGTACTTGCTGCAATTGCGCATGAACGTCGACAGTCCGGAGCGTTTGGAGGCAGTGGCCGCTGCCTTGCGCAAGGTCATCGGGCGGCACGACAGTCTGCGCACGGCGATCGTCCGGGAAGGGCTGGAAACGCCGCAACAGGTGGTCTGGCGCCAGGCGGATCTGCTTGTCGAACGGGTGACACTGGCGCAAATCGACGCCCCGGCGGGCGCGGCACGCATGGACTTGAACTGTGCGCCGCTGATTCGTCTGGCCTACTGCCCGGACCCGACCGGCCCAGGCCTGTCGGCAATACTGCGCTTCCATCACATCGTGGTAGACGCCACCGCGCTCGAAATCATGCGTGAGGAAATGCTCGCCGATCTACGCGGCGAGCCGGGCCCGACTCAGCCCGCCGTGCCGTATCGCAACTATGTGGCCCAGGCACGTCTGGGTGTCAGCGAAGCGGAACATGAGGCATATTTTCGCGAACAACTGGGCGATATAGACGAGCCGACGTTGCCATTCGATCTGCGCGATGTGCAGGGTGACGGCCGTTGCATTGAGGAAGCCCAGCAGGTGCTGCCCGATGCGTTGCTACAGCGCCTGCGCAGTCAGGCGCGACAACTGGGTGTCAGCGTCGCCAGCCTGTTGCATCTGGCATGGGCGCGGGTGCTGGGCGCGGCCACCGGCAATGACCGCGTGGTATTCGGCACTGTGCTGCTGGGTCGCCTGCAGGGCGGTGCGGGTGCCGACCGTGGTATGGGCATGTTCATCAATACGCTGCCGTTGCGGGTCGATCTGGGCAACCTCAGCGTGCGCGACGGCGCACGCGCCACGCATGCCCGACTGGCAGCACTGCTTGGCCATGAGCACGCATCCCTGGCTCAGGCACAGCGCTGGAGCGGGGTGGCAGCACCATTGCCGTTGTTCAGTGCAATTCTCAACTATCGACACGCCGCAGGCCAGGCGCGACAGGATGCGCAGCTCGACGCATGGCAAGGCCTGGAGATTCTGACCAGCGAGAAGCACACCAACTACCCGTTGAGCCTCAACGTTGACGATCTGGGCGACAGCCTGCGCCTGAGCGTTACCGTGCCACCTCGGGTAGGGGCGCAACGTATCTGTGCTTATGTGCAGCAGACGCTGACGGCCATGCTTGACGCCCTTGAAGGCCAGCCGGATCTGCCGGTGCAGCATCTGTCGGTACTCGGCGCTGAAGAGCGGCATCGCTCGCTGGTCGAGTTCAACGCCACGGCGATCCATCACGATCTTCAGCAAACCTTGCACGGGCTGTTCGAAGCCCAGGCGGTGCGTACGCCGCAGGCTATAGCCCTGCGCGCCGGGCGTGCACAATTGAGCTATCGCCAGCTCAACGAACAGGCCAACTGCCTGGCGCATCACCTGATCGATCTGGGCGTGCGGCCTGATCAGCGGGTTGCGATCTGTGTCGAGCGCGGCCTGTCGATGGTGATCGGTCTGCTGGCGATCCTCAAGGCAGGTGGCGCTTACGTACCCCTGGACCCGAGCTACCCGCGCGAACGTTTGCAGTACATGGTCAAGGACAGCACGCCGGTCGCCTTGCTGGTACAGGCCGGCACTCGCGATCTGCTTGACGACGAGCACGCGCTGCGGATCGATCTGGACAGCGTGACCTGGGACGCCCAGCGTGATCAGAATCCGCGCGTTCCCGGTTTGACGGCGGAGCATCTGGCGTATGTGATTTATACCTCGGGCTCCACCGGTACGCCGAAAGGGGTGATGGTCGAGCACCGCAACGTCAGCAACCTGGTGCAGTGGAGCTCGGTGTTGTGCCCACCGACCTCGGGCACTGTCATGCTGCAAAAGACCCCGATCAGCTTCGACGCCTCGGTCTGGGAGCTTTTCTGGCCACTGAGCAGCGGTATTACACTGGTGCTGGCGCGTCCTGATGGCCAGCGTGATCCGGCCTACCTGGCACAAGTGATTCAGGAGCGCCAGGTCAGCGTGGTGCAGTTTGTTCCTGCGTTGTTGCAGCAGTTCCTCGATCTGCCGCAGAGCAGCGCGTGCAGCAGCCTGACCGACGTTGTCTGCGGGGGCGGTGAGCTGACCGTGGATATGGCCGCACAGCTGCGCAAACGTTTGCCAGAGGTACGCCTGCACAACGTGTATGGCCCGACCGAAACCACAGTCGATTGCAGTGTCTGGACGCTGCGACCCGACGAAGCCGTGCCGGACAGTGCGTTGCCTATCGGGCGTCCGATCAGCAACACGCGGCTTTACGTGCTCGATGCCCATGACCAGCCCGTACCGCAGGGGGTTATCGGCCAGCTGCATATCGGCGGTGCCGGGGTGACGCGTGGCTACCTGAACCTGCCAAAGACCGATGCCGAACGGTTTATCGACAGCCCTTTCGTAGCAGGCGACCGCCTGTACCGCAGTGGCGATCTGGTACGCCAGCGGGCAGACGGCAACCTGGAGTTCCTTGGCCGCAATGACGATCAGGTGAAGATCCACGGGTTGCGTATCGAACCGGGCGACATTCAGGCCTGCCTGATCAGCCATCCGGGTATCGAACAGGCGGTCGTGCTGGTGCGCGACGAGCAACCAGGCGGGCAGCGGCTGGTGGCCTATTACACCGGCACACAGCTGTCGGTCGAGACCTTGCGTGAGGTGCTGCGTGCGCAGTTGCCGGATTACATGGTGCCCGCACTGTTCGTGCATCTGGATGAAATGCCCCTGAGCCCCAACGGCAAGCTGGATCGCAAGGCGCTGCCTGCGCCCGGGCAAGATGCGCTCCTGACCCGCCCTTATGAAGCACCGCAAGGCGAAACCGAAGCCTTGCTGGCCAGGCTCTGGAGCGAACTGCTAGGGGTCGAAAAGGTAGGCCGTCACGACAACTTTTTCGAGCTGGGCGGTCATTCGCTGCTGGCGGTGAGCCTGACTGCGCGCCTGCGCCAGGAAGGCATCGAGGCCGATGTCCGGGCGCTTTTCGAACAACCTACGCTGGCGGGCTACGCAGCCATCACAGAGAACATGGAGATTACCCTGTGA